In Malaclemys terrapin pileata isolate rMalTer1 chromosome 10, rMalTer1.hap1, whole genome shotgun sequence, the following are encoded in one genomic region:
- the ZWILCH gene encoding protein zwilch homolog, giving the protein MGSPWHQAARRLYDCLLQVYNEGIPKDPFPFEADVQVHLIGEGCRSPLESFWNGNSMIFIMQKAGHVELTDQIEESQIDDATYISEFTPQKGSGPVALSVTRGKQLISLYTMAQNPNMTHLKISKPVVLPPLWIRCDRSDPEHTCWLGAEPLKNGNKITGISFHIVTCNGPTADKTCFANLEDLKKAHKIRHRSSIVTTKGFAQYELIRATTLEDTVVESESNIYVDITWNIVDTILQTPPLTAAATLNIRLESGDPRSPVFQLHRELQFLLVLAEGLKTGVTEWPEPLVAESAVELVKELLNDLKNKLDGFNTSVHKNDAEKVQCDSAAVDSSIKSLFSERGDLDFPEQLWCKMRRSVASYQDLVECFTLIIKSLEHGEIQPWIHQESSSLLSKLIQQSYHGAMEAISLSGVTPIQMLLEIGLDKMKKDYVSCFIGQELATLTYLDYFISTSVELQEQVHRIQKLHHMLEILVSCTVFLHFKHENLFPLMQSCIKYYKENPLNEKHVFQLPIRPAVVNKFYQNDHAQIWRVEINSGHGQKEVKTVWQLSTNPPVEHMASNNLEVLCDTTVNGNTEESMYFITMANCSQVHFA; this is encoded by the exons ATGGGCTCCCCCTGGCACCAGGCGGCCCGGCGGCTGTACGACTGTCTGCTGCA agtATATAATGAAGGTATCCCCAAAGACCCATTTCCCTTTGAG gCTGATGTCCAAGTACATTTGATTGGCGAGGGTTGCAGAAGTCCCTTAGAAAGTTTTTGGAATGGAAACAGTATGATATTCATTATGCAGAAAGCA GGACATGTTGAACTAACTGACCAAATAGAAGAATCACAAATAGATGATGCCACTTATATTTCAGAGTTTACACCACAGAAGGGTTCTGGACCAGTTGCTCTATCTGTTACAAGAGGAAA GCAACTGATTTCACTCTATACAATGGCACAAAATCCAAACATGACCCATTTGAAGATAAGCAAACCAGTTGTGCTTCCTCCCCTGTGGATAAGATGTGACCGCTCTGACCCTGAACATACCTGTTGGCTAGGCGCTGAGCCTCTCAAAAATGGGAACAAAATCACAGGGATCAGTTTCCATATAGTTACATGTAATG GTCCTACAGCTGATAAAACCTGTTTTGCAAATCTAGAAGACCTCAAAAAAGCACACAAAATCAGACATCGCTCATCTATT GTGACAACCAAAGGCTTTGCTCAATATGAGCTCATTCGAGCCACTACATTGGAGGATACAGTGGTTGAATCAGAGAGTAATATATATGTTGATATTACTTGGAATATTGTGGATACGATTCTGCAGACACCTCCACTCACTGCAGCGGCGACATTG AACATTAGATTGGAATCTGGggaccccaggagtcctgtgtTCCAGTTACATAGAGAATTGCAGTTTCTCCTT GTTTTGGCTGAAGGCTTGAAGACTGGCGTGACTGAATGGCCTGAGCCTTTGGTAGCTGAATCAGCGGTTGAGCTCGTCAAGGAACTTCTGAATg ATTTAAAGAATAAACTGGATGGATTTAATACATCAGTACATAAAAATGATGCAGAG AAAGTCCAGTGTGACTCAGCTGCAGTGGACAGctcaataaaatcactttttagtgAGCGAGGAGACCTGGATTTTCCTGAACAGTTGTGGTGCAAAATGAGAAGGA GTGTCGCTTCCTATCAAGACTTGGTAGAGTGTTTCACACTGATCATAAAATCCCTAGAACATGGTGAGATACAGCCTTGG ATTCATCAAGAGAGTAGCAGTTTACTAAGCAAATTGATTCAACAATCCTATCATGGAGCTATGGAGGCTATTTCCCTCAGTGGTGTCACTCCAATTCAAATGCTTCTGGAGATTGGTCTGGACAAAATGAAGAAAGATTATGTCAGTTGTTTCATAG GCCAAGAACTTGCAACATTAACCTATCTG GACTACTTCATATCCACATCAGTAGAGCTACAGGAGCAGGTTCATCGCATTCAAAAACTTCATCATATGCTGGAAATATTGGTCAGCTGCACAGTCTTTCTTCATTTCAAACATGAGAACCTCTTCCCTTTGATGca GTCCTGCATAAAATATTACAAAGAAAATCCTCTGAATGAGAAGCATGTGTTTCAGCTACCAATCAGACCAGCTGTTGTCAATAAGTTCTATCAAAA TGATCATGCACAAATATGGAGGGTGGAAATAAATAGTGGACATGGTCAGAAGGAGGTTAAAACAGTATGGCAGCTTAGTACTAATCCTCCTGTTGAACATATGGCTTCGAACAACCTAG AAGTACTTTGTGATACAACAGTTAATGGAAACACTGAAGAAAGTATGTATTTTATTACCATGGCTAACTGCAGTCAGGTGCATTTTGCGTAA
- the RPL4 gene encoding 60S ribosomal protein L4: protein MACTRPLISVYSEKGEVSGKNVTMPAVFKAPIRPDIVNFVHTNLRKNNRQPYAVSELAGHQTSAESWGTGRAVARIPRVRGGGTHRSGQGAFGNMCRGGRMFAPTKTWRRWHRRVNTTQKRYAICSALAASALPALVMSKGHRIEEVPELPLVVEDKVEGYKKTKEAVLLLKKLKAWNDIKKVYASQRMRAGKGKMRNRRRIQRRGPCIIYNEDNGIIKAFRNIPGITLLNVNKLNLLRLAPGGHVGRFCIWTESAFRKLDELYGTWRKPATLKSDYNLPMHKMTNTDLGRILKSQEIQKALRAPNKKIHRRVLKKNPLKNLRVMIKLNPYAKTMRRNTILRHAQNHKSKQEKKSKAAA from the exons ATG GCTTGTACTCGTCCATTAATATCTGTGTACTCCGAAAAGGGGGAGGTATCAGGCAAAAATGTCACCATGCCTGCTGTATTTAAAGCTCCTATTCGCCCTGATATCGTGAACTTCGTTCATACCAACTTGCGCAAGAACAATAGACAACCCTATGCTGTCAGTGAACTTGCAG gACATCAGACCAGTGCTGAATCTTGGGGTACTGGAAGAGCTGTTGCTCGTATTCCCCGAGTGCGAGGTGGTGGAACTCATCGCTCTGGCCAAGGTGCTTTTGGGAAT ATGTGTCGCGGAGGCCGTATGTTTGCCCCAACCAAGACTTGGCGACGTTGGCACCGCAGAGTAAATACAACTCAAAAACGGTATGCCATCTGTTCTGCTCTGGCAGCTtctgctctcccagcactggttaTGTCTAAAG GCCACCGCATTGAAGAGGTCCCAGAACTTCCTCTGGTAGTTGAGGACAAAGTTGAGGGTTacaagaaaaccaaagaagctgTTCTGCTTCTAAAGAAGCTTAAAGCATGGAATGACATTAAAAAG GTTTATGCCTCTCAGCGTATGCGTGCTGGGAAGGGTAAAATGAGGAATCGCCGTCGCATCCAGCGCAGGGGACCCTGCATTATCTATAATGAGGACAATGGCATCATCAAGGCTTTTAGAAATATCCCAG GAATTACTCTTCTCAATGTAAACAAGCTGAATCTTTTGAGACTTGCTCCAGGTGGCCATGTTGGGCGTTTCTGCATTTGGACTGAAAGTGCCTTCCGCAAGCTGGATGAGTTGTATGGTACCTGGCGCAAACCTGCTACCCTAAAGAGTGACTATAA CCTACCAATGCATAAGATGACCAATACAGACCTTGGAAGAATCTTAAAAAGCCAGGAGATCCAGAAGGCCCTGCGTGCACCAAA TAAAAAGATTCACCGTAGAGTTCTCAAGAAGAATCCTCTGAAGAACCTGAGAGTCATGATAAAACTGAATCCATATGCCAAGACAATGCGACGCAATACTATCCTGCGCCACGCTCAAAAT cACAAAAGCAAACAAGAGAAGAAGTCCAAGGCTGCAGCATAA